From Mytilus galloprovincialis chromosome 9, xbMytGall1.hap1.1, whole genome shotgun sequence, the proteins below share one genomic window:
- the LOC143045629 gene encoding uncharacterized protein LOC143045629: protein MSFEEFIKGASDVCYRPFNRYYVEEDWPAENYFSRIQNFSGKVRNKTFKSKSTSYFDVFLNNLPKQFEDLCHDLRNVKRDIKESQTFDFNQLYRHSRNIYEFFIIEFGSEYRVKATRTFYKVLDDSTKISPVYTNISSGSQGEGLNVPGGDYDLMTILEQIKVKHDSSTIEEDSPILLFNNQNSYPGFAHLKIGQNRFSKELFASWGENTFYGPLISNNRFKNYFVLRYRDNDCMLHGPCISDSRGAVDHLFCFRAMLWPDVAESWLIRNRSSMWPPADVILNSVSQGILLVPLGSKFGSTEDCSFEWRISFSLQERDLIHSFNYVQVLCYKICKHLKKDFISESRLCSYFIKTAIFWLSEELGNNFWIPENFVLCIHEIQRRLTYWFVYGYCPHYFIVENNLFEGLLPVERKLVEVALHTSNLFPLVLQSIFYQKPKLRFTALNDFKEINTPFIERSKSIFILLKVVRASLSWCTLKQSRSIVHKALFRLLHNKPSYFTKDLYRLFFCYANQVLPQNQRISFHKENKRMYSSYKQCMAHFLIGTKVDAMNGWLLLASYFYKMDKPLYTLKITEIILAEPREDKMLIADGFHEGVMLKYLEQVAAKKWDQKLSFMTCMKIHCVDMLYIIPWSILNLEDILPDFYFIVCTIPPVIYAHLLRFVCYNADGNISLREREISDIIKTCCNNCFLGDWKGRATVYAMLANLYKSINKDRSADYWKSHFLRFYRKHPKF, encoded by the exons ATGTCATTTGAAGAATTCATCAAGGGAGCAAGTGATGTCTGTTATCGACCTTTCAATCGGTACTATGTAGAGGAAGACTGGCCTGCAGAAAATTATTTTTCTAGAATACAGAATTTTTCTGGGAAAGTGAGGAACAAAACGTTCAAATCAAAGTCTACTTCTTATTTTGATGTATTTCTGAATAACCTGCCGAAACAATTTGAAGATCTTTGTCACGACTTGAGAAATGTTAAACGTGATATTAAAG agTCACAGACTTTTGACTTCAATCAATTGTATCGCCATTcaagaaacatttatgaattcTTTATCATTGAATTTGGATCGGAGTATCGTGTTAAAGCAACCAGAACATTTTATAAAGTCTTAGATGATTCTACTAAAATATCGCCGGTGTATACAAATATAAGCAGTGGTAGTCAAGGTGAGGGTTTAAATGTTCCTGGTGGTGATTATGACTTAATGACAATTCTGGAgcaaataaaagtaaaacacGATAGTTCTACCATTGAGGAAGACAGTCCCATCCTATTATTTAATAATCAGAATTCATATCCAGGTTTTGCACACCTAAAAATAGGGCAAAACCGATTTTCGAAGGAACTATTTGCTTCATGGGGAGAAAATACATTTTATGGACCTCTTATTTCAAACAATAGatttaagaattattttgtatTGCGATATCGAGATAATGACTGTATGCTTCATGGTCCATGTATTTCCGACTCACGGGGTGCGGTTGATCATTTATTTTGCTTCCGTGCTATGTTATGGCCAGATGTTGCAGAGTCTTGGTTGATAAGAAATAGATCATCAATGTGGCCACCAGCTGATGTTATATTGAACTCTGTCAGCCAAGGAATCTTGCTAGTACCGCTTGGCAGCAAATTCGGCTCAACTGAGGATTGTTCTTTCGAATGGCGAATATCATTCTCATTACAAGAAAGAGATCTGATTCATTCATTTAACTATGTACAGGTATTATGCTACAAAATATGTAAACActtgaaaaaagattttataAGTGAGTCACGATTGTGCTCTTACTTTATCAAGACGGCTATATTTTGGTTAAGTGAAGAGTTGGGTAACAATTTCTGGATACCGGAAAATTTCGTACTGTGCATTCATGAAATACAGCGTCGTCTAACGTATTGGTTTGTGTACGGATATTGTCCTCATTACTTTATAGTTGAAAACAATCTATTCGAGGGACTGCTTCCTGTAGAAAGAAAACTCGTAGAAGTTGCATTGCATACTAGTAACCTTTTTCCATTGGTATTGCAAAGCATTTTCTACCAAAAACCTAAGTTACGCTTCACAGCTctaaatgattttaaagaaataaacacaCCGTTTATTGAAAGAAGTAaatctattttcatattacttAAAGTGGTCCGAGCAAGTTTGTCTTGGTGTACTTTGAAGCAGAGTAGAAGTATAGTGCACAAAGCTTTATTCAGACTTTTACATAATAAACCTTCATATTTTACTAAAGATTTATATAGACTATTCTTTTGCTATGCAAACCAAGTTTTACCACAAAATCAACGCATTTCTTTTCATAAAGAAAACAAAAGGATGTACTCCAGTTACAAGCAATGTATGGCTCATTTTCTTATTGGAACCAAAGTTGACGCCATGAATGGCTGGTTATTGCTAGcttcatacttttataaaatgGACAAGCCTTTATACACCCTCAAGATTACAGAAATTATTCTTGCGGAACCTAGAGAAGATAAAATGTTAATTGCTGATGGTTTTCACGAAGGCGTTATGCTGAAATATTTAGAACAAGTGGCTGCCAAAAAGTGGGATCAAAAGTTGTCATTCATGACCTGCATGAAAATTCACTGTGTTGACATGCTTTATATAATACCATGGTCAATACTGAATCTTGAAGATATATTaccagatttttattttatagtttgcACTATTCCGCCAGTTATATATGCACATCTTCTACGCTTTGTGTGTTATAATGCTGATGGCAACATCTCTCTACGAGAAAGAGAAATAAGTGACATAATTAAAACGTGCTGCAATAATTGTTTTCTTGGAGATTGGAAGGGGAGAGCTACTGTATATGCAATGCTAGCAAATCTTTATAAATCAATAAACAAAGATCGATCTGCGGATTATTGGAAATCGCATTTCCTCAGATTCTATAGGAAACACCCTAAATTCTAG
- the LOC143045631 gene encoding uncharacterized protein LOC143045631, which translates to MEKAFLKYIYRRHCKFDEHSEVVNEIEKTVQSIVDKVLARVAKKTPVLEISKTVSGGSFYEQTKVGAPDEFDYMVIVQLLSLPGAVKLEEGCTPWYKKIHITSDADKYKDYLESEDKLSNELLTRKFWGSLLVQCQNEVISETFKYGTIRTKGCKSRKLLLEYIKHERVETLEVNYDENQVSDSKELVHLPYMEIGVDLMIAIDYPNIADVFSQEGFPSEWSDLIREKGCQLVAKSCQSLNPCSTCWHVSLATSESSLMREMDAKHKKCYQVLKYLMIREVAFPGKCANLSSYMLKNAFMFHVYGKTNCSKDEQSCIYAVLDYIAYNFRQGKMPCFLSRNIDTWGPVLKFPALATRSGRYPNTFLDEGTLGIEWYAVCWLELWCRVVLKVQSLLREVKTHDDQAIQEQFYMMKESMMLLIECYCKHTNFIQMPTDSKDCKMPTSISETEMNTHFTRYFKRLQELFDVKLGNLVSEEIYTITSSN; encoded by the coding sequence ATGGAAAAAGCTTTTCTTAAGTATATCTACAGAAGGCATTGTAAATTTGACGAACATTCAGAAGTTGTAAATGAGATAGAAAAAACTGTTCAAAGTATAGTGGATAAAGTTTTGGCTCGAGTTGCAAAGAAGACACCTGTTCTTGAGATTTCCAAAACCGTAAGTGGTGGAAGTTTCTATGAGCAAACAAAAGTTGGAGCCCCTGATGAATTTGATTACATGGTTATCGTCCAACTTTTATCTTTACCAGGAGCAGTCAAATTGGAGGAAGGATGTACACCATGGTACAAGAAAATACACATCACAAGCGATGCAGATAAGTACAAAGACTATTTGGAGTCAGAGGACAAATTAAGCAATGAACTATTGACCAGAAAATTTTGGGGAAGTTTATTGGTTCAATGTCAAAATGAAGTCATTTCCGAAACGTTTAAGTATGGGACAATAAGAACAAAAGGATGCAAATCTCGTAAACTACTGTTAGAATACATAAAGCATGAAAGAGTGGAAACACTGGAAGTGAACTACGATGAAAATCAAGTTTCCGATAGCAAAGAACTAGTTCATTTACCTTACATGGAAATAGGAGTAGATCTAATGATTGCGATAGATTATCCAAACATCGCAGATGTCTTTTCGCAAGAAGGTTTTCCTTCAGAATGGAGTGATCTTATTAGAGAAAAAGGATGTCAATTGGTTGCCAAAAGTTGCCAGTCATTAAATCCATGCTCCACCTGTTGGCATGTGTCCCTAGCTACCTCTGAATCAAGTCTAATGAGGGAAATGGatgcaaaacataaaaaatgctATCAAGTTTTGAAGTACCTTATGATAAGGGAGGTTGCGTTTCCAGGAAAATGTGCAAATTTATCAtcatacatgttaaaaaatgctTTTATGTTTCATGTTTATggtaaaacaaattgttcaaaaGACGAACAATCATGTATTTATGCAGTGCTAGATTATATAGCATACAATTTCAGGCAAGGCAAAATGCCTTGCTTTTTGTCTAGAAACATTGATACATGGGGTCCAGTTTTAAAGTTTCCAGCATTAGCAACTAGATCCGGTAGGTACCCAAATACCTTTCTGGATGAAGGGACACTAGGCATTGAATGGTATGCTGTCTGTTGGCTTGAGTTATGGTGCAGGGTTGTTCTTAAAGTACAGAGTCTACTTCGAGAGGTAAAGACCCATGACGATCAGGCCATCCAAGAACAGTTTTATATGATGAAAGAATCAATGATGCTCCTAATTGAATGCTATTGTAAGCATACTAACTTTATTCAAATGCCGACAGATTCAAAAGACTGCAAAATGCCAACAAGCATATCAGAAACTGAAATGAATACACATTTTACTCGTTATTTCAAACGTTTACAGGAATTATTTGATGTCAAACTTGGTAATTTGGTTTCGGAAGAAATATATACTATTACGTCAAGCAACTAa